A single genomic interval of Microbacterium sp. LWO14-1.2 harbors:
- the murD gene encoding UDP-N-acetylmuramoyl-L-alanine--D-glutamate ligase: protein MSGESRLASLTSWNADWAGLRVAVLGLSMTGFSVADTLTELGAEVLVLSESAEEEYAKLVPVVGARLELGPLSDVPQTLVDFGAEVVIASPGFAPSHPVIRWVQESGIALWGDVELAWRVRDKVVRDDGTPADWVLITGTNGKTTTTQLTASLLVEGGLRAAPCGNIGVPVLDAVRDPSGFDVLVVELSSHQLWYLGLAEPEGELYPYSSVCLNLADDHLVWHGSARAYRDAKALVYRNTRVACVYNKADDATRLMVEDAEVVEGARAIGFDLGIPGPSDLGVVEGLLVDRAFLDDRARSALELTTVADLETAGLAAPHIVQNILAASALARSLDVAPEAIHDALQSFRLDAHRIQVVARHLGITWVDDSKATNPHAAASSLRAYPGAVWVVGGDLKGVDIADLVATAGTTARAAVVIGVERSEVVTAFQRHAPAVPVFEVDAGETGEVMNRVVEIAAGIVDGEGTVLLAPAAASFDQFTSYADRGRRFAEAVQDWIDRGSADDTGRTPPAL, encoded by the coding sequence GTGTCGGGTGAATCGCGCCTCGCGTCGCTCACCAGTTGGAACGCCGACTGGGCGGGTCTCCGCGTCGCGGTGCTCGGCCTCTCGATGACGGGCTTCTCGGTCGCGGACACCCTCACCGAGCTCGGCGCAGAGGTCCTCGTTCTCAGTGAGTCGGCGGAGGAGGAGTATGCGAAGCTCGTCCCCGTCGTCGGAGCGCGGCTGGAGCTCGGTCCGCTGAGCGACGTGCCGCAGACGCTGGTCGACTTCGGCGCGGAGGTCGTGATCGCCTCGCCCGGGTTCGCGCCCTCGCATCCCGTGATCCGGTGGGTGCAGGAATCCGGCATCGCGCTGTGGGGCGATGTCGAGCTGGCCTGGCGGGTGCGCGACAAGGTCGTGCGCGATGACGGAACGCCGGCCGACTGGGTGCTCATCACGGGGACGAACGGCAAGACCACGACGACCCAGCTCACGGCGAGCCTCCTCGTCGAGGGCGGGCTGCGCGCGGCTCCGTGCGGCAACATCGGAGTGCCGGTGCTCGATGCCGTGCGCGACCCGTCCGGTTTCGACGTGCTGGTCGTCGAGCTCTCCAGCCACCAGCTGTGGTATCTCGGCCTTGCCGAGCCGGAGGGCGAGCTGTACCCGTATTCGTCCGTCTGCCTGAACCTGGCCGACGACCACCTCGTCTGGCACGGCAGCGCACGCGCCTACCGCGACGCGAAGGCGCTCGTCTATCGCAACACCCGCGTCGCCTGCGTGTACAACAAGGCCGACGACGCGACCCGCCTGATGGTGGAGGACGCCGAGGTGGTCGAGGGGGCACGCGCGATCGGGTTCGATCTCGGCATCCCCGGTCCCAGCGACCTCGGCGTCGTCGAGGGCCTCCTGGTCGACCGCGCCTTCCTCGACGATCGCGCGCGGAGTGCGCTCGAGCTCACGACGGTCGCCGATCTCGAGACCGCCGGGTTGGCCGCTCCGCACATCGTGCAGAACATCCTCGCGGCGAGTGCGCTCGCGCGGTCGCTCGACGTCGCCCCCGAGGCGATTCACGACGCGCTGCAGAGCTTCCGTCTCGATGCCCACCGGATCCAGGTCGTCGCCCGTCACCTCGGGATCACCTGGGTCGACGACTCGAAGGCGACCAACCCGCACGCAGCGGCCTCGTCGCTGCGCGCGTACCCCGGCGCCGTGTGGGTCGTCGGGGGAGACCTCAAGGGCGTGGACATCGCCGACCTCGTGGCGACGGCAGGCACGACGGCTCGCGCTGCGGTCGTCATCGGCGTCGAGCGCTCGGAGGTCGTGACGGCATTCCAGCGACACGCGCCCGCGGTGCCGGTGTTCGAGGTGGATGCTGGCGAGACTGGTGAGGTCATGAACCGCGTCGTGGAGATCGCTGCGGGGATCGTCGACGGCGAGGGCACGGTACTCCTGGCTCCCGCTGCGGCATCCTTCGATCAGTTCACGAGCTACGCGGATCGCGGCCGCCGCTTCGCCGAAGCGGTGCAGGACTGGATCGACCGGGGGAGCGCCGATGACACAGGTCGCACGCCCCCCGCGCTCTGA
- the mraY gene encoding phospho-N-acetylmuramoyl-pentapeptide-transferase yields the protein MRSLIMAAAISLAFTLFLTPVFLRLFRKWGWGQVIRTPEALENPSHEAKRGTPTMGGVIFIAGTMVGYFTGVLVGGGTPALSAILVIWLMVGFGAVGFIDDYMKVRSQRSLGLSGWRKIIGQLIVMIPFGIVALNFPNKFDQTPASGSISLFRDIPWLNLFAFTVVVGWVLYLLWISVIGVATSNSVNLTDGLDGLAAGAGVIVVGAYSLIAFWQFKQSCVGEGVEKAAIGGCYEVRDPFSLAIVAASFAASLIGFLWWNAPKAKVFMGDVGSMAIGGVITAMAILTRTELLLLVIAGVFVLASGSVILQRAYFKITRGKRLFLMSPFHHHLEMRGWSEVTIVVRMWIIAGLLAVSAVGLFYVEWLTRVG from the coding sequence GTGAGGTCACTCATCATGGCGGCGGCCATCTCGCTCGCCTTCACACTCTTCCTGACTCCCGTCTTCCTCCGGCTCTTCCGCAAGTGGGGATGGGGTCAGGTCATCCGCACCCCCGAGGCGCTCGAGAACCCGAGCCACGAGGCGAAGCGCGGCACGCCGACCATGGGCGGTGTGATCTTCATCGCCGGCACGATGGTGGGGTACTTCACGGGCGTCCTCGTCGGCGGTGGCACGCCTGCGCTGTCGGCGATCCTCGTGATCTGGCTGATGGTCGGTTTCGGCGCCGTCGGATTCATCGACGACTACATGAAGGTGCGCAGTCAGCGCAGCCTCGGTCTGTCCGGATGGCGCAAGATCATCGGGCAGCTGATCGTGATGATCCCGTTCGGCATCGTCGCGCTGAACTTCCCGAACAAGTTCGACCAGACGCCCGCGTCGGGATCGATCTCGCTGTTCCGCGACATCCCCTGGCTGAACCTGTTCGCGTTCACGGTCGTCGTCGGCTGGGTGCTGTACCTGCTGTGGATCTCTGTGATCGGCGTCGCCACCTCGAACAGCGTGAACCTCACCGACGGACTCGACGGACTCGCCGCCGGCGCCGGTGTGATCGTCGTAGGTGCGTACAGCCTCATCGCCTTCTGGCAGTTCAAGCAGTCCTGCGTCGGCGAGGGCGTGGAGAAGGCCGCGATCGGCGGATGCTACGAGGTCCGCGACCCCTTCAGTCTCGCCATCGTCGCTGCGTCCTTCGCTGCGAGCCTCATCGGCTTCCTGTGGTGGAACGCCCCCAAGGCCAAGGTGTTCATGGGCGACGTGGGCTCGATGGCCATCGGCGGTGTCATCACCGCCATGGCGATCCTCACGCGCACCGAGCTGCTGCTGCTCGTGATCGCCGGCGTGTTCGTTCTCGCCTCGGGCTCCGTCATCCTGCAGCGCGCGTACTTCAAGATCACCCGTGGAAAGCGGCTGTTCCTCATGAGCCCGTTCCACCACCACCTCGAGATGCGCGGCTGGTCGGAGGTCACGATCGTCGTGCGCATGTGGATCATCGCCGGGCTCCTCGCCGTCTCGGCGGTCGGACTGTTCTACGTGGAATGGCTGACCCGTGTCGGGTGA
- the mraZ gene encoding division/cell wall cluster transcriptional repressor MraZ: MLLGTHSPKLDDKGRVILPAKFREDLGGGIVVTRGQERCLYVFSTAEFEAMHERIRQAPLANKQARDFMRLFLSGASAEMPDSQNRITIPAHLRQYAGLQKELIVTGVGAHAEIWDAESWNAYLAAGEESYADLEQEVIPGLF, from the coding sequence ATGCTGCTGGGTACGCACTCTCCGAAGCTGGACGACAAAGGGCGGGTCATCCTCCCTGCGAAGTTCCGCGAAGACCTCGGTGGCGGCATTGTCGTCACGCGTGGCCAGGAGCGCTGCCTCTACGTCTTCAGCACGGCCGAGTTCGAGGCGATGCACGAGCGGATCCGTCAGGCGCCGCTCGCCAACAAGCAGGCGCGCGACTTCATGCGCCTGTTCCTCTCCGGAGCCAGTGCGGAGATGCCCGACAGTCAGAACCGCATCACCATCCCCGCGCACCTCCGCCAGTACGCGGGCCTGCAGAAGGAGCTCATCGTCACCGGAGTCGGCGCCCACGCCGAGATCTGGGATGCCGAGAGCTGGAACGCCTACCTCGCCGCCGGCGAGGAGTCCTACGCCGACCTGGAGCAGGAGGTGATTCCGGGACTGTTCTGA
- a CDS encoding penicillin-binding protein 2, with protein MTTRATRTPRRRTVVALAVILSILAAFIVRLVDIQIVRADEHVSQSLEFIAHGTPIYGDRGAIVDSNGSVLAESVAVYDANVDPKVMNLLETDEKNPPKIPWAEAAQRIAEITGVDAEALRTGVEAQHAANPESQWYQVKTGLNAEQYIQLKELKADGVKYLHFEERETRVYPNGAVAGNIVGFLDGSGSAQAGIEKMDDQCLAPTNGEESYRTGKDGVIIPGSESRTDAVDGGTVQLTINSDLQWYMQQMIAEEAQAQGAKGGTVTVVEVATGKIRAAAEWPTMDPNDLDASSSDTWGSKLFTYPFEPGSTFKAVTAAAVMENGGVTMTSPTVSASSKEKFPNGAVINDAFVHPTFQYTLAGALIDSSNVALSKFGTMVSPDVRYDYLQRFGVGETTVGFPDEASGLLHPTNQWDNQSLYTTTFGQYFTVTAPQLAGAYQAIANGGEKIGLSLVESCTAPDGTVVTPDAPSREQIIQPQTAADLTRMLENVAVQGGNAERIQVPGYRVTSKTGTAQIPDGNGGYKQGVYYTSMVGFAPVDDPQYVVVVTLDEPTRVTSSAATASAFQKAMTQTMKTYRVMPSSTPMDALLPKFE; from the coding sequence ATGACGACACGAGCCACCCGGACGCCGCGGCGACGCACGGTCGTCGCTCTGGCCGTGATCCTGTCGATCCTCGCCGCGTTCATCGTGCGCCTCGTCGACATCCAGATCGTCCGTGCCGACGAGCACGTGTCGCAGTCGCTCGAGTTCATCGCACACGGCACGCCGATCTACGGCGACCGCGGAGCGATCGTCGACTCGAACGGCAGCGTGCTCGCCGAGAGCGTGGCCGTGTACGACGCCAACGTCGACCCGAAGGTCATGAACCTGCTCGAGACGGACGAGAAGAATCCGCCGAAGATCCCGTGGGCGGAAGCCGCACAGAGGATCGCCGAGATCACCGGGGTGGATGCAGAAGCGCTCCGCACCGGAGTCGAGGCGCAGCACGCCGCGAACCCCGAGTCGCAGTGGTACCAGGTGAAGACGGGTCTCAACGCCGAGCAGTACATCCAGCTGAAGGAGCTCAAGGCGGACGGCGTCAAGTACCTGCACTTCGAAGAGCGCGAGACCCGGGTGTACCCGAACGGCGCCGTCGCGGGCAACATCGTCGGGTTCCTCGACGGCAGCGGCTCGGCGCAGGCCGGCATCGAGAAGATGGACGACCAGTGCCTCGCACCGACGAACGGCGAAGAGAGCTACCGCACCGGCAAGGACGGCGTCATCATCCCCGGCAGCGAGAGTCGCACGGATGCCGTGGACGGCGGCACCGTGCAGCTGACGATCAACAGCGACCTGCAGTGGTACATGCAGCAGATGATCGCGGAAGAGGCTCAGGCGCAGGGCGCCAAGGGCGGCACGGTCACGGTGGTCGAGGTGGCGACGGGCAAGATCCGCGCCGCGGCCGAGTGGCCGACCATGGACCCGAACGACCTCGACGCCTCGAGCTCCGACACCTGGGGCAGCAAGCTCTTCACCTACCCGTTCGAGCCGGGATCCACGTTCAAGGCCGTCACCGCGGCAGCGGTCATGGAGAACGGCGGCGTCACGATGACGAGCCCGACCGTCTCGGCATCCTCCAAGGAGAAGTTCCCGAACGGCGCCGTGATCAACGACGCGTTCGTGCATCCGACGTTCCAGTACACGCTCGCCGGCGCGCTCATCGACTCGTCGAACGTGGCCCTGTCGAAGTTCGGCACCATGGTGAGCCCCGACGTGCGCTACGACTATCTGCAGCGCTTCGGTGTCGGCGAGACGACCGTGGGATTCCCCGACGAGGCGTCCGGTCTCCTGCACCCCACGAATCAGTGGGACAACCAGTCGCTGTACACGACCACGTTCGGCCAGTACTTCACGGTGACCGCCCCGCAGCTCGCTGGTGCATACCAGGCGATCGCGAACGGCGGGGAGAAGATCGGACTCTCCCTCGTCGAGTCCTGCACGGCGCCGGACGGCACGGTCGTGACCCCCGACGCCCCGAGCCGCGAGCAGATCATCCAGCCGCAGACGGCGGCCGATCTCACGCGGATGCTCGAGAACGTCGCTGTGCAGGGCGGCAACGCCGAGCGCATCCAGGTGCCCGGCTACCGAGTGACCAGCAAGACCGGTACCGCACAGATCCCGGACGGCAACGGCGGCTACAAGCAGGGTGTGTACTACACGAGCATGGTGGGCTTCGCGCCCGTCGACGATCCGCAGTACGTCGTCGTCGTCACTCTGGACGAGCCGACTAGAGTTACATCATCCGCGGCGACCGCGTCGGCCTTCCAGAAGGCGATGACGCAGACCATGAAGACGTACCGCGTGATGCCGTCCTCCACCCCGATGGACGCACTGCTTCCCAAATTCGAATGA
- the ftsW gene encoding putative lipid II flippase FtsW: MIASAALLLTIFGLVMVLSATSATAVSRGENPMDGALRQGVFAVLGVPLMFLISRMPVRFLKRMAWPALFGAIALQLLVFTPLGIEDGGNRNWIKIAGFTLQPSEFLKLALALWIGYVLMRKQTMLGTWHQVFIPVVPVGALAIGTVLAGKDLGTAMVLVLVLLGCLFFSGVKLRLFILPVLLGIASVIALAVTSPDRMRRITATCSDMSAYTGDCYQSIHGIWGMASGGVFGVGLGNSQEKYGWLPAAGNDFIFAIVGEELGLIGCVVVLALFTLFTVGAFHIIRKTSDPFIRIAAGGVTVWITGQAVLNIGVVIGVFPVMGVPLPFMSQGGTALLAVLIACGVLLAFARTIPAAEARPAERAPSAGRGRVSR; the protein is encoded by the coding sequence ATGATCGCATCAGCGGCGCTGCTGCTGACGATCTTCGGTCTCGTGATGGTGCTGTCCGCGACCAGCGCGACAGCGGTCTCGCGCGGAGAGAACCCGATGGACGGCGCTCTGCGCCAGGGCGTGTTCGCGGTGCTCGGGGTTCCGTTGATGTTCCTCATCTCGCGGATGCCGGTCCGCTTCCTCAAGCGCATGGCCTGGCCGGCGCTGTTCGGCGCGATAGCCCTGCAGCTGCTCGTCTTCACGCCCCTCGGCATCGAGGACGGCGGTAACCGGAACTGGATCAAGATCGCCGGCTTCACCCTGCAGCCGTCCGAGTTCCTCAAGCTCGCGCTCGCGCTGTGGATCGGCTACGTGCTCATGCGCAAGCAGACGATGCTCGGCACGTGGCACCAGGTCTTCATCCCGGTGGTGCCCGTGGGCGCGCTCGCGATCGGCACCGTCCTCGCCGGCAAGGACCTGGGTACCGCCATGGTGCTCGTGCTCGTCCTCCTGGGCTGCCTGTTCTTCTCGGGGGTGAAGCTGCGGCTCTTCATCCTCCCGGTGCTGCTCGGCATCGCCTCGGTGATCGCCCTGGCCGTGACCAGCCCCGACCGGATGCGGCGCATCACCGCGACGTGCTCCGACATGTCCGCCTACACGGGCGACTGCTACCAGTCGATCCACGGCATCTGGGGCATGGCCTCGGGCGGCGTCTTCGGCGTCGGCCTCGGCAACTCGCAGGAGAAGTACGGCTGGCTCCCCGCCGCGGGCAACGACTTCATCTTCGCGATCGTGGGGGAGGAGCTCGGGCTCATCGGCTGCGTGGTCGTGCTCGCGCTGTTCACGCTCTTCACGGTCGGCGCCTTCCACATCATCCGCAAGACCTCCGACCCGTTCATCCGCATCGCGGCGGGCGGCGTCACGGTCTGGATCACCGGGCAGGCCGTGCTGAACATCGGCGTCGTGATCGGCGTGTTCCCGGTCATGGGCGTGCCACTGCCCTTCATGTCGCAGGGAGGCACGGCGCTGCTCGCCGTGCTCATCGCCTGCGGTGTGCTCCTCGCCTTCGCCAGGACGATCCCCGCCGCCGAGGCTCGCCCGGCTGAGCGGGCGCCCTCGGCCGGGCGGGGTAGGGTCTCACGGTGA
- a CDS encoding polyprenyl synthetase family protein, whose translation MPTPSLVPDAVAARLQLFLDRMRAEAVAYGPDAAALVESGADTLVGGKRLRARFCHAGWRSVARQRDRAAAEHDALWDVCAALEIFQSAALVHDDIIDNSDTRRGRPAAHRALEASHRDAGWTGDAAAFGRSSAILLGDLLVAWSDDLFEDAVDSLPHAGTVRREYARMRRDVTVGQFLDIAEESAWSVNATESHVERALRVVSLKSARYSIEQPLVLGAAVAEADAEQLRALRRFGHPVGMAFQLRDDVLGVFGDAAVTGKPAGDDLREGKRTVLVALTRQTLDNSARNLFDEMLGDPELTPEQIGFLQATIAESGALDRVESMIDDYAKEADRALSGARLDNAAVGDLRDLARAATVRAA comes from the coding sequence GTGCCGACCCCCTCCCTCGTGCCCGATGCGGTGGCCGCCCGCCTGCAGCTGTTCCTCGACCGGATGCGCGCGGAGGCGGTCGCCTACGGACCGGATGCCGCCGCCCTCGTCGAATCCGGCGCAGACACCCTCGTCGGCGGCAAGCGACTGCGCGCGCGCTTCTGCCATGCCGGGTGGCGGTCGGTGGCTCGCCAGCGCGACCGCGCTGCGGCTGAGCACGATGCGCTGTGGGACGTCTGCGCCGCACTGGAGATCTTCCAGTCCGCCGCCCTCGTGCACGACGACATCATCGACAATTCGGACACCCGTCGCGGACGCCCGGCAGCGCATCGTGCGCTCGAGGCGTCTCATCGCGACGCAGGATGGACCGGCGACGCCGCCGCATTCGGCCGTTCGTCCGCGATCCTCCTCGGCGACCTGCTCGTCGCCTGGAGCGACGACCTGTTCGAGGATGCCGTCGACTCCCTCCCCCACGCGGGCACCGTCCGCCGAGAGTACGCGCGGATGCGGCGGGACGTCACGGTCGGTCAGTTCCTCGACATCGCCGAAGAGTCCGCCTGGAGCGTGAACGCCACCGAGTCGCACGTCGAACGCGCGCTGCGGGTGGTGTCGCTGAAATCGGCGAGGTACAGCATCGAGCAGCCGCTCGTGCTGGGCGCGGCGGTCGCCGAGGCCGATGCGGAGCAGCTGCGCGCCCTGCGTCGGTTCGGGCACCCCGTGGGCATGGCCTTCCAGCTGCGCGACGACGTGCTCGGGGTGTTCGGCGATGCGGCCGTCACCGGCAAGCCCGCCGGAGACGATCTCCGTGAGGGAAAGCGCACGGTCCTCGTCGCGCTCACGCGGCAGACTCTCGACAACTCGGCGCGCAACCTGTTCGACGAGATGCTCGGCGACCCCGAGCTCACGCCCGAGCAGATCGGCTTCCTGCAGGCGACCATCGCCGAGTCGGGTGCTCTCGATCGGGTGGAGTCGATGATCGACGACTACGCGAAAGAGGCCGACCGCGCGCTCTCGGGC
- the rsmH gene encoding 16S rRNA (cytosine(1402)-N(4))-methyltransferase RsmH: MNLRDIHTPVLLERCIELLAPALQRDGAILVDATLGMGGHSEALLERFPNIRLVGLDRDTDALRIAGERLARFRDRITLVHTVYDEIGLHAQGASGILFDLGVSSLQLDEADRGFAYSKDAPLDMRMDQTKGVTAAEVVATYSEGNLRRIFERYGEEKLAGRYARFIIEARQQKPITRSGELVEILIAATPAAAQRAGHPAKRVFQALRIEVNTELSVLADAIPSAMDSLAVGGRIVVMSYQSLEDRLVKQAFAAGAASTAPKGLPVELPEHAPRFRIITRGAELADDDERARNPRAIPVRLRAAEKVRDA; encoded by the coding sequence ATGAACCTCCGCGACATCCACACCCCGGTCCTGCTCGAGCGCTGCATCGAGTTGCTCGCCCCCGCCCTCCAGCGCGACGGGGCGATCCTCGTCGATGCCACTCTCGGCATGGGAGGGCACTCCGAGGCGCTCCTGGAGCGGTTCCCGAACATCCGGCTCGTCGGACTCGACCGCGACACCGACGCCCTGCGCATCGCGGGGGAGCGCCTCGCGCGCTTCCGCGATCGCATCACCCTCGTCCACACCGTGTACGACGAGATCGGGCTCCACGCGCAGGGCGCCTCAGGCATCCTGTTCGACCTCGGCGTCTCCTCGCTGCAGCTCGACGAGGCCGATCGCGGTTTCGCGTACTCGAAGGATGCCCCGCTCGACATGCGGATGGACCAGACCAAGGGAGTGACGGCCGCCGAGGTCGTCGCGACCTACAGCGAAGGCAATCTGCGTCGGATCTTCGAGCGTTACGGCGAGGAGAAGCTCGCCGGGCGCTATGCCCGCTTCATCATCGAGGCTCGTCAGCAGAAGCCGATCACGCGATCGGGCGAGCTCGTCGAGATCCTCATCGCCGCGACACCCGCCGCAGCGCAGCGTGCCGGTCACCCCGCGAAGCGCGTCTTCCAAGCACTGCGGATCGAGGTCAACACCGAGCTCAGCGTGCTGGCGGACGCCATCCCCTCGGCCATGGACTCCCTCGCCGTCGGAGGTCGGATCGTCGTGATGTCGTACCAGTCCCTCGAGGACCGGCTCGTGAAGCAGGCGTTCGCGGCGGGCGCCGCCTCCACGGCTCCGAAGGGCCTTCCCGTGGAACTGCCCGAGCACGCACCGCGCTTCCGCATCATCACCCGCGGCGCGGAACTGGCCGATGACGACGAGCGGGCACGCAACCCCCGCGCGATCCCCGTGCGCCTGCGTGCCGCGGAGAAGGTACGTGACGCATGA
- a CDS encoding DUF3040 domain-containing protein, translating to MPLSEQEQRLLDEMERHLLHNDADVVSAPSGDRALSYRNLVYGALLLLAGVGGLIVGVILGDVWGVVVGVIGFAAMLGGVMLAVTPVRRTASSTPTERAPKQARGSASFMDRMNDRWDRRQDGR from the coding sequence ATGCCACTCTCCGAACAGGAGCAGCGTCTGCTCGATGAGATGGAGCGCCATCTCCTCCACAATGACGCCGATGTCGTGAGTGCGCCGTCAGGCGACCGAGCACTCAGCTATCGCAATCTCGTGTACGGAGCGCTCCTGCTCCTCGCCGGTGTGGGCGGGTTGATCGTCGGCGTCATCCTCGGTGACGTGTGGGGTGTCGTCGTCGGGGTCATCGGGTTCGCCGCGATGCTCGGCGGCGTGATGCTCGCCGTGACGCCCGTGCGACGCACGGCATCGTCGACCCCCACGGAACGCGCCCCCAAGCAGGCGCGCGGATCGGCCTCCTTCATGGATCGTATGAACGACCGCTGGGATCGCCGCCAAGACGGTCGCTGA
- the murF gene encoding UDP-N-acetylmuramoyl-tripeptide--D-alanyl-D-alanine ligase, whose amino-acid sequence MIALSLAEIAAVLGGDLRLAGEATAETVVDGVVDTDSRNMGPGSIFVAKPGASTDGHNFVGSAAASGAALAIVERPVDEEITQIVVPDAVRALADLAREVVARVRAGGSLKIVGITGSNGKTTTKNFLARILSEEGATVAPIASYNNEVGAPVTMLRVTEDTRFLVSEFGADAPGSIARLAGLVEPDVVVVLMVGMAHAGGFGGIEATAKAKSELVSAAARTGTAVLNLDDPRVAAMRELAESRGMTVVGFGQGSAAQVRAESLEVTASGTSCVIEAAGARVPLHLRVLGAHHINNALAAIAAAGVLGVSTADAVERLETVEIAERWRMQPLGNDRVRIINDAYNASPDSMAAALRTLAQITGPDERTVAVLGAMSELGETAGEEHDRIGLLAVRLNIQRIVVVGPEARRLYISAIGEGSWDSEAVFFPDQDAAFDYLREELRDGDRVLVKSSNSVGLRHLGDRLGELFS is encoded by the coding sequence ATGATCGCCCTGTCGCTTGCCGAGATCGCCGCCGTCCTGGGGGGTGACCTGCGGCTCGCCGGAGAAGCCACGGCCGAGACCGTGGTGGACGGCGTCGTCGACACCGACTCGCGGAACATGGGCCCGGGCTCGATCTTCGTCGCGAAGCCCGGCGCATCGACCGACGGCCACAACTTCGTCGGTTCCGCTGCCGCGTCCGGCGCCGCCCTCGCGATCGTCGAGCGCCCTGTCGACGAGGAGATCACGCAGATCGTCGTTCCGGACGCGGTGCGCGCGCTGGCGGACCTCGCCCGAGAGGTCGTCGCACGGGTGCGTGCAGGCGGCTCGCTCAAGATCGTCGGCATCACCGGCTCGAACGGCAAGACCACGACCAAGAACTTCCTGGCGCGGATCCTGTCGGAGGAGGGGGCCACCGTCGCTCCCATCGCCTCGTACAACAACGAGGTCGGCGCGCCCGTCACGATGCTGCGCGTCACGGAGGACACCCGCTTCCTGGTCAGCGAGTTCGGAGCCGACGCTCCCGGGAGCATCGCCCGCCTGGCCGGCCTCGTCGAACCCGACGTGGTGGTCGTGCTCATGGTCGGCATGGCCCACGCGGGCGGCTTCGGCGGCATCGAGGCCACCGCGAAGGCGAAGTCCGAGCTCGTGTCGGCCGCCGCACGCACCGGCACGGCCGTGCTGAACCTCGACGACCCGCGTGTCGCGGCGATGCGCGAGCTCGCCGAGTCGCGGGGGATGACCGTCGTCGGCTTCGGCCAGGGGTCCGCCGCGCAGGTGCGGGCGGAGAGCCTGGAGGTGACGGCATCCGGAACGTCGTGCGTGATCGAGGCGGCCGGTGCCCGCGTGCCGCTGCACCTCCGCGTCCTCGGAGCCCACCACATCAACAACGCCCTCGCGGCCATCGCCGCCGCCGGCGTGCTCGGCGTCTCCACGGCGGATGCCGTCGAGCGACTCGAGACCGTGGAGATCGCGGAGCGCTGGCGCATGCAGCCGCTGGGCAATGACCGCGTCCGCATCATCAACGACGCCTACAACGCGAGTCCCGACTCGATGGCGGCCGCCCTGCGCACGCTCGCGCAGATCACCGGCCCCGATGAGCGCACGGTGGCCGTGCTGGGTGCCATGAGCGAGCTCGGCGAGACAGCCGGCGAGGAGCACGACCGCATCGGCCTGCTCGCCGTGCGACTCAACATCCAGCGCATCGTGGTCGTCGGGCCCGAGGCGCGCCGGCTCTACATCTCCGCGATCGGCGAGGGGTCATGGGACAGCGAAGCCGTCTTCTTCCCCGACCAGGACGCGGCTTTCGACTATCTGCGCGAGGAGCTCCGCGACGGCGACCGCGTGCTCGTGAAGTCCTCCAACTCGGTAGGGCTCCGGCATCTCGGTGATCGTCTGGGAGAATTGTTCTCGTGA